In Bubalus bubalis isolate 160015118507 breed Murrah chromosome 3, NDDB_SH_1, whole genome shotgun sequence, a genomic segment contains:
- the CDC42EP4 gene encoding cdc42 effector protein 4 encodes MPILKQLVSSSVHSKRRSRVDLTAEMISAPLGDFRHTMHVGRAGDAFGDTSFLNSKAGELDGESVDEQAPSSSSSSSKRSLLSRKFRASKRSQSVTRSDREQRDVLGSLRDSALFVKNAMSLPQLNEKEAAEKGSSKLPKSLSSSPVKKASTEGSLEEAAPRRNGAAAPHSPDPLLEEQAFGDLADLPMVPKASFGLKHAESIMSFHIDLGPSMLGDVLSVMDKGGEWEPEGAPDDSGYHGDGDPTAIPAPLPQAAGQEGEGGPDVPSRALQDEGWAAAAAPSPGSARSAGSHTTRDSSSLSSCTSGVLEERSPAFRGPERAPAALPAQPPDPEFSFMDEEEEDEIRV; translated from the coding sequence ATGCCGATCCTCAAGCAGCTGGTGTCCAGCTCGGTGCACTCCAAGCGCCGCTCGCGGGTGGACCTCACGGCCGAGATGATCAGCGCCCCGCTGGGCGACTTCCGCCACACCATGCACGTGGGCCGGGCGGGGGACGCCTTCGGGGACACCTCCTTCCTCAACAGCAAGGCCGGGGAGCTGGACGGCGAGTCTGTGGATGAGCAGGccccgtcctcctcctcctcgtcctctaAGCGCAGCCTCCTGTCCCGCAAGTTCCGGGCCAGCAAGCGGTCCCAGTCGGTGACCCGGAGCGACAGGGAGCAGCGGGACGTGCTGGGCTCCCTGCGGGACTCGGCCCTCTTCGTCAAGAACGCCATGTCCCTGCCGCAGCTGAACGAGAAAGAGGCCGCAGAGAAGGGCTCCAGCAAGCTGCCCAAGAGCCTGTCGTCCAGCCCCGTGAAGAAGGCCAGCACAGAGGGCAGCCTGGAGGAGGCGGCGCCTCGGCGGAACGGGGCCGCCGCCCCGCACTCCCCAGACCCACTCCTGGAGGAGCAGGCCTTCGGGGACCTAGCGGATCTGCCCATGGTGCCCAAGGCCAGCTTCGGGCTGAAGCATGCCGAGTCCATCATGTCCTTCCACATCGACCTGGGGCCCTCCATGCTGGGCGATGTGCTCAGCGTCATGGACAAAGGGGGCGAGTGGGAGCCGGAGGGGGCACCGGATGACAGCGGTTACCATGGCGACGGGGACCCAACCGCCATCCCGGCCCCGCTGCCCCAAGCGGCAGGGCAGGAAGGTGAGGGGGGCCCAGACGTGCCCTCCCGCGCCCTGCAGGATGAGGGCTGGGCGGCGGcggcagcccccagcccaggctcGGCCCGCAGCGCGGGCAGCCACACCACGCGGGACAGCAGCTCGCTGTCTAGCTGCACGTCGGGCGTCCTGGAGGAGCGCAGCCCGGCCTTCCGGGGGCCGGAACGCGCCCCGGCCGCTCTCCCTGCACAGCCGCCGGACCCCGAGTTCTCCTTTATggacgaggaggaggaagacGAGATCCGAGTGTGA